A single window of Channa argus isolate prfri chromosome 10, Channa argus male v1.0, whole genome shotgun sequence DNA harbors:
- the srpx2 gene encoding sushi repeat-containing protein SRPX2 isoform X1, which yields MSIRRTVAVFILFFTAGSGTTVNDSYNDFAEEEQTPQLDYKDPYWCHSPGLTNGEVTCHSPRGVAYRSTLGTLCQMSCDRGYRLVGKSSIRCLANRRWSGTAYCRKRRCHVLPLIPHGRYTCTQGFMVDSRCEFTCDPGYRIEGEHSRICQHRGSWTGAQPVCSDIDPPKIKCPPSRFKFADPGELTARVTWDPPTAKDTADKSLDVILVGQEPGTDFKEGANIIQYKVYDQARNKAACKFIVRVEVKRCPELSAPLHGFLTCSSDGNNYGATCEYHCDGGYELRGVSSRVCQFSRDWDGNTAECVPMEIKSDVKSAPALLDQFYEKRRLLIMSAPNISDPDYQLQNIMIQKADCGLDLRHVTVIELLGSPPRETGRIKESLLNSEVTEGLRQAFRISRSYFSMVLLDKLGLDRERFISPMASDELFSYIDSFLLDEEERERLELHRHFCD from the exons ATGTCCATTAGACGCACTGTTGCAGTGTTCATTTTATTCTTCACAG ctgGCTCTGGGACAACAGTCAATGACAGCTACAATGACTTTGCAGAGGAAGAACAAACTCCTCAACTAGACTACAAAG ACCCTTACTGGTGTCATTCTCCGGGTCTGACCAATGGGGAGGTGACCTGCCACTCCCCTCGAGGTGTGGCCTACAGGAGCACGCTGGGCACCCTCTGCCAGATGAGTTGTGACCGAGGATACCGACTGGTGGGGAAGAGCTCGATTCGGTGCCTTGCCAACCGACGGTGGTCTGGGACTGCTTACTGCCGTA AAAGGCGCTGCCATGTGCTGCCCCTTATTCCACATGGCAGATATACCTGCACTCAGGGCTTTATGGTGGACTCCAGGTGTGAGTTCACCTGTGACCCAGGGTATCGCATCGAGGGGGAACACTCACGCATCTGTCAGCACAGGGGGTCGTGGACCGGAGCACAGCCAGTGTGTTCAG ATATCGATCCGCCAAAAATCAAATGTCCTCCATCCAGATTCAAGTTTGCTGATCCTGGAGAACTCACTGCTAGGGTAACCTGGGACCCTCCCACTGCTAAAGATACTGCTGATAAATCACTTGA CGTAATACTAGTCGGCCAGGAGCCAGGCACCGACTTTAAAGAGGGAGCAAACATTATCCAATACAAAGTATATGATCAAGCAAGAAACAAAGCCGCCTGCAAGTTTATTGTACGTGTTGAGG TCAAAAGATGTCCCGAACTATCTGCACCTCTGCATGGTTTCCTCACCTGCTCGTCTGATGGGAATAACTATGGTGCCACATGTGAATACCACTGTGATGGAGGATATGAACTGAGGGGGGTGTCCAGTCGTGTCTGCCAGTTCAGCCGGGACTGGGACGGAAACACTGCTGAATGCGTTC CAATGGAGATTAAATCTGATGTAAAGTCAGCCCCAGCTCTCCTGGATCAGTTCTACGAAAAGAGGAGGCTGCTGATCATGTCTGCACCCAACATATCAGACCCAGATTACCAACTGCAAAACATCATGATACAA AAAGCAGACTGTGGATTGGACCTGCGACACGTAACTGTTATTGAGCTCCTGGGCTCTCCGCCTCGTGAGACAGGACGTATAAAAGAAAGTCTGCTAAATTCTGAAGTGACTGAGGGGTTAAG ACAAGCATTCAGAATCTCCAGGTCCTACttcagcatggtgctgctggaCAAACTTGGGCTGGATAGAGAGCGCTTCATTTCCCCTATGGCGTCAGACGAGCTGTTCTCATACATCGATAGCTTCCTGCTGGATGAAGAGGAACGAGAGAGGCTGGAGCTCCACAGACACTTCTGTGACTAA
- the srpx2 gene encoding sushi repeat-containing protein SRPX2 isoform X2, with the protein MSCDRGYRLVGKSSIRCLANRRWSGTAYCRKRRCHVLPLIPHGRYTCTQGFMVDSRCEFTCDPGYRIEGEHSRICQHRGSWTGAQPVCSDIDPPKIKCPPSRFKFADPGELTARVTWDPPTAKDTADKSLDVILVGQEPGTDFKEGANIIQYKVYDQARNKAACKFIVRVEVKRCPELSAPLHGFLTCSSDGNNYGATCEYHCDGGYELRGVSSRVCQFSRDWDGNTAECVPMEIKSDVKSAPALLDQFYEKRRLLIMSAPNISDPDYQLQNIMIQKADCGLDLRHVTVIELLGSPPRETGRIKESLLNSEVTEGLRQAFRISRSYFSMVLLDKLGLDRERFISPMASDELFSYIDSFLLDEEERERLELHRHFCD; encoded by the exons ATGAGTTGTGACCGAGGATACCGACTGGTGGGGAAGAGCTCGATTCGGTGCCTTGCCAACCGACGGTGGTCTGGGACTGCTTACTGCCGTA AAAGGCGCTGCCATGTGCTGCCCCTTATTCCACATGGCAGATATACCTGCACTCAGGGCTTTATGGTGGACTCCAGGTGTGAGTTCACCTGTGACCCAGGGTATCGCATCGAGGGGGAACACTCACGCATCTGTCAGCACAGGGGGTCGTGGACCGGAGCACAGCCAGTGTGTTCAG ATATCGATCCGCCAAAAATCAAATGTCCTCCATCCAGATTCAAGTTTGCTGATCCTGGAGAACTCACTGCTAGGGTAACCTGGGACCCTCCCACTGCTAAAGATACTGCTGATAAATCACTTGA CGTAATACTAGTCGGCCAGGAGCCAGGCACCGACTTTAAAGAGGGAGCAAACATTATCCAATACAAAGTATATGATCAAGCAAGAAACAAAGCCGCCTGCAAGTTTATTGTACGTGTTGAGG TCAAAAGATGTCCCGAACTATCTGCACCTCTGCATGGTTTCCTCACCTGCTCGTCTGATGGGAATAACTATGGTGCCACATGTGAATACCACTGTGATGGAGGATATGAACTGAGGGGGGTGTCCAGTCGTGTCTGCCAGTTCAGCCGGGACTGGGACGGAAACACTGCTGAATGCGTTC CAATGGAGATTAAATCTGATGTAAAGTCAGCCCCAGCTCTCCTGGATCAGTTCTACGAAAAGAGGAGGCTGCTGATCATGTCTGCACCCAACATATCAGACCCAGATTACCAACTGCAAAACATCATGATACAA AAAGCAGACTGTGGATTGGACCTGCGACACGTAACTGTTATTGAGCTCCTGGGCTCTCCGCCTCGTGAGACAGGACGTATAAAAGAAAGTCTGCTAAATTCTGAAGTGACTGAGGGGTTAAG ACAAGCATTCAGAATCTCCAGGTCCTACttcagcatggtgctgctggaCAAACTTGGGCTGGATAGAGAGCGCTTCATTTCCCCTATGGCGTCAGACGAGCTGTTCTCATACATCGATAGCTTCCTGCTGGATGAAGAGGAACGAGAGAGGCTGGAGCTCCACAGACACTTCTGTGACTAA